A window of Miscanthus floridulus cultivar M001 chromosome 12, ASM1932011v1, whole genome shotgun sequence genomic DNA:
TCCTAGCAatgtcgtacttcatcttcatggcgcccgaaacatcgttgatcgatacgccgtcgtgcatcccgaaggttactgaggtgcactcgggcgtcctgttcgacctcctagtcgtgctggcgatgatgctcggcatggtggcctccaactcccccctggggaggtagtgactggtcggcgaagcagctttgactggggcggcgattagatctaggatcggctgatcggcggatcacgcttgtggagcatgaaggtctctgaacttctcggatctcgttaacttgacaatgtgccactttaagcatagtggtgaccttggtgagctcgggcgtctgcgggaggtgaGCAAGTTCGTTGGCAGCCACGGCTAGATTggcgctcggagtcttgaaaacgtcgtggccgtcaacgtggaggaattcttcgttgaggttgcgatggaggggccttccttgtgaatcgaactggttatcacgagcggccttggccaTCGCAATGGCACATTCATTATCACGccattgttagtcgctgaattctcactcttggtagtaggagaattcttactctcatcgagagaggatgacactaggagttggggcaattttcttgtctatttctcacacaagctcacacaaatgccataccaacctgaggggttggggttacatatttataggctgctagccagccaagcatatgccaagatgctagtctaagatgctagtctaagatgctaatatgctgtcctagctaagatgctgtcctctagtctaagatgctgtcctctagtctaagatggtgtcctaaaaatagaaaaacagccacaaggaccatgaccatgtgagcatcacagccccaccaagaccagccacacatgagacttatccatcattctccccctaagtcttgtgcgtcgtcttgtgggagagttgaaccatcccggtcctggaggagagctcaaggaacttgatcctcccaaggggcttggtgagcaggtctgcaagctggtccttggtgttgatgtagctcgccttgatgctcccttcctccaaacagcttcggatgaagtggtacctcacccggatgtgcttgctgcattCGTGGAAcatggggttctttgccagggccagagcggacttgctgtccaccctgagctccaccgcccTAGTGTCTctaccgaggagatcaccaagtaggcgagcgagccagagcgcctgagtcgaagcggtggaggccgctatgtactcggccttgTAGCTGgatagggccaccacctgctgcttgaccgactgccagctaacgaggcacttgccgaggaagaagaggatcccgctcgtgctcttgctggtgtcgatgtcgccagcgtggtcgctgtcgctgtacccaacGAAGTGTGCcaccccagggcacctcgggtagtagaggccatgGTTGAGAGTCCCCGCaatgtagcggatgatcctcttcacagcctgttgGTGCTccatcgtcggtcgctgcatgaaccgactaacgtagccgacggagaatgccaagtccggccgtgtgtgggtgaggtagcgaaggctccccacaagacgccggtactgcgtagcgtccacctcctccatcatgctgtcgcggctcagctttagcctctcctccatcggagtgagagctgggttgcagtcggtgagcccagctagctcaacgacgcgcttggcataggcggtctgtcgaagcatgatcccagagtcatcctggtgcacctcgattcctaggtagaaggagagaggccctaggtcactcatctggaaggtggccttcatcttttccttgaatgccgccacctccgcatccttggtgccggtgatcaccaagtcgtcgacatagacacccaccagcagggcattttctccattgccccgtcggtagatggccgcctcatgtgggctttgctcgaagcccatcccctttagcgtggaatccagcttggcattccacgccctcggtgcctgccgcaagccatagagggccttgcgtaggcggagcaccttgccctccttgccgaggatcgcaaatcccggcggctggtgcacgtagacctcctccttcaagtcaccgttaaggaacgccgacttgacgtccatgtgatgaacacgccagccctcctgggcagctagcgcaaggaggagtcacatggactccatccgtgccacgggagcaaaggcgtcgtcgaagtcgaccccctcctgctacacgaaacctcgtgccaccaagcgagccttgtgcttgacaatggcaccggcttcatccctcttcagcttgtacacccacttaagggtgatcgcgcgatgaccacgaggaaggtcagcaagctcccaggtgcggttcttctcaaccgcatccatctccaactgcatcgcggcacGCCATGCTgtgtgtctctcggcctctgcgaacgaccgaggctcgccgtcgtcacacgcaaggtgcaactacgCCTCTAGGTCCTCCAGGTCATGAGGCACTAGTCTCGGCACCAACTGGtcaccgagaaggttctccatcgtacggtaccgcaacggctcgccgtcgtggtacgcgtcgatgcgctcctcgtcgtgagagagcggagtagcgagctcaaccgggctatgCTTGACAcaagctggtgttggagtagacgtgcccggagaggtgcctatcggtgctggagtgcgtggcgttgccagctgtggtgaagccggcgaagaactcatcacagccgaggtcctggctggagagcgtggagctgtcggagtagcaggcgccggggtcggtggaggctcggggactggggtagacgcgctcgccgaagaagagctgcctactcccccagctctctcgaagtggacgtactcgacagtgaagttgtcgtacgtcggagccgagccatcgtccaccgccttgtcccacgcccatcctcgcccttcatcgaacacaacgtcgcgcgccgtgcgcacacgctgtgtcttcgggtcgaggatgtggtaggccttcgagccctccgtgtagccgatgaacactcccggagtgctcctatcatcaagcttgctgatgtggccaagttccttggcgaacgcgaggcagccgaagacccgcaagtgggagaccgccggcttgcgcccatgctaAGCCTC
This region includes:
- the LOC136495559 gene encoding secreted RxLR effector protein 161-like, whose protein sequence is MEHQQAVKRIIRYIAGTLNHGLYYPRCPGVAHFVGYSDSDHAGDIDTSKSTSGILFFLGKCLVSWQSVKQQVVALSSYKAEYIAASTASTQALWLARLLGDLLGRDTRAVELRVDSKSALALAKNPMFHECSKHIREYEHEYGNPDLALELIVTGNTADVGPNSPEGPPAFTRALRML